The genomic stretch TCAATCGATGGCGGTCTCGATCGAGGTGCACGGAGCGTAAGTAAGGGGGCGGGATGAAAACAGCGTTAGTGGCTATTGGTCTACTGGTGCTCATCGGAAGTTTCGTCTACGGAGCTCCCCTGAGTGGATCCTGGACATTTTCGGTTCGGATGGATCTTCAAACGTTTAGCATGACACCCGAATCGGATATCGAGATCAATTACTCACTAGGGGGATGGACTTTCTCTTCGACAGCGCTCGCTGATCTTGCGGGTTTGGATAGCGTGTTTTTCGACGCAAAAGGAACCTTGGGCGGATTTGCACTTCGTTCGCTGGTAGATTTCGATGCATCTTCCGCCCAGTTTCGTGCCGGTGTCGCTTCGATCGCCACCGCGATCGGAGGAGTGAACCTATACGCGCTCTCCATGTTGGACAATGTGGGAACTACCCAAACTCCCTCGATGGGAAGCGGGTACACCCTCGGCGGATGGGCGCAGGTGGGTGATCTCTCGTTTTGGGGCCAGATGCGGTTCAACATGACCGACACGTCGAGCTACATCTACAAGTACGGCTACGATTGGTTGCTCGACCACTTCATCTTCAAGGTATGCGATACATGGCTGCTTCCATCATCGTATATCGACGTCCAGACGAGCGGTTGTACCGCTGATTGGACCGGAGCGGATATTTACGTTAAGGTTCCGTTCGACTGTTTCGATCTGTTGACGGAGCTCAGTGTGTCCTGTGCCGGGTTTGAGCACGCGTTGTTCGAGCTCAGCGACATCGAGCTTGGGCTCTCTTGGCTCGATATCAAATGGGTCGACGTAATGTTTACGACCACGTCGAAATCGGTGAATACTGTGTTCGACGTCAGCGTGGGGAACACGGCATGTATAACTCCCTATTTCGCTCTAGAGGGTCTGGGTACTAACATTACCGGATTATCCCTGAAAGCGCTGAAGCTCTCCTATACCTGGGATAACCTTACGTTCAAGGCAGGGGAGTTATTCGACGAGGATGGTTGGTACCCGTACCTCAACTACACCGGCACCCGTTACTACGGCTGGACGTGGGACGGAGAACTGGCCACCCTTCCGGCTTGTACAGTCACGGAAGGGTACGATGAGTATCTTGGTCTGGAAATGTCCGGCGATTCCTGTTGCGGAGGAGCATCGACTTTATCCGCTTTCGCCTGGTTCGATACTGGAAACAGCACGGGATTATTCGACTGGGCAGAGACGCGAGTGAAACTCAGCGCGGGGATCGGCTCTAACGTTACTCTTACCTTCGGAATGAGCATTCCCCAAACTGGCACAAGTTGGTTCCGCCTAGGGATAGAAGTCTACTGGTAACATTTGGTTTGTGTGGATCGCCCCGGCTTCCAACCAGCAGCCGGGGCGTTTTTATTCCTCGGGTTCAACTGCCAAGTGCCACGGTAACTCGTGTCTTTGTGGGGGTGTCAATGATCGGGTAGATTTCCCCGGTCGAATGGTTGGCTGCATCTCCTCGCCCGGTTTATCGTGGTCGTGTTGGCTGGAAGTACACAACAATCTCCTCTTCGGTTTACCTAAACCCGTAAGATTTTATCAGACTTGAATATTTGCTCCGGCCGGGTATAATATGTTCAGTTTCCGATAGCAATTTCGTTCGCATCGTAGTTTCAAGACAAATTGCAAACCTAAACAGAGCTGAGAGTGCGACTTGGCTCACCGGAGCCAAGGAGTGTTTTTAGTGAGTTTTGAGAAATTTCCGTTCGACCGGCGCATTGTCGCCGGGATCCAAGCAGCCGGGTACATCACCCCCACCCCGATTCAGGACCAGGCGATCCCGCTCGTGCTCGAAGGGCGCGACGTTCTGGGGATAGCACAGACAGGAACGGGTAAGACAGCGGCATTCATCCTGCCGATCCTGCAGCGCCTGCTCAGGGAGCGATCGCGGCACGTGCGCGCACTCATCCTTGCGCCGACGCGCGAGCTGGCGGAGCAGATCCATCAGACAGCGGTCGAGCTCGGCCGAGAGACGGGCGTGCGCAGCGTCTCCATCTACGGCGGGGTGAGCAAACGTCCTCAGCTTGCCGCGCTGCGCCGCGGGGCGGAGATCGTGGTCGCCTGTCCGGGGCGGCTTCTCGATCACATGGGCGCGAGGGCGATCGATCTATCGCGTGTAGAGGTGCTGGTCCTTGACGAGGCGGACCGCATGTGCGATATGGGATTCCTTCCCGATATTCGTCGGATCATCCGCAGTTTGCCGAAGGAGCGCCAGACCCTGTTCTTCTCAGCGACCATGCCGCCGGATATCCGCGCTCTGGCCGACAGGATCCTCACGAATCCGGCAACGGTGCAAATCGGGATGATCGCACCGGTGGAGACGGTCTCCCACGCCCTCTACCCCGTGCCGAGCACCCTGAAGAAGGGACTGCTTGCTGCAATGCTGAAACGGACCGCGACCGGGCGGGTTCTGATCTTCACCCGGACCAAGCACCGCGCTCGCAGCCTTGCCCCATACCTGAAGAAGCAGGGACACCGCGCCGCGGCCCTGCAGGGGGACATGACGCAGAACCAGCGGCAGAACGCGATCAACGGCTTTCGCAGCGGCAAGTACGATATCCTTGTCGCCACTGACATCGCCGCCCGCGGGATCGACGTGACGAACATATCACACGTGATCAACTACGACATGCCCGATACGGTCGACGCCTACACCCACCGCATCGGTCGCACCGGCCGCGCCGAGCGGACTGGGGAAGCGTTCACCCTTGCCACGTACGCGGATGCGTTGATGGTGCGCGATATCGAGAAGCTCCTCGGCGAGAAGCTCGAGCGACGGCGCCTGGACGGATTTGAGTACGGGGAGTTCGATCCAGAACAGCAATTCCGGGTGGTAAGATCCGCCCAATCGCGTTTGGGTGCCAGGTCCTACCGCCCCCGCGGGCGGATGCGCGGCCGGAACGCGAAGGCGACCTGGTAGGCCAAGATAGTGAGTACCCCTGCGTCCGCACGCCAGCGGGAGCGTCGCGGCGCAGGGATGCTCAGGAGTTTTACCTGATCTCTTTTCTTATTTCGCTCTATGCAGAATGGAGCTTTCCGAATCGGGATCGAATAGATGGATCTTCTCCACGGTCAGTTTCAAGCCCATGACCGTTCCGACCTCTCCGTTGAAAGGGGCTGGCACCAGTGCCCGGAACTCCTCCTCCCCCAACCGGAAGCTCACCAGGTCCTCCCGCCCCAACGGTTCGACCACATAGATCTCTGCGTCAAAATTCCCTTCACCAGCCGGGACGATATGCACGTCTTCGGGGCGGATGCCCATGATCACTTGGGAGGAGACGTTGCTCGGTTCGACCTGAGCGCTCATCTCTTCCGGCAGCCGGATCTTCAATTCCCGCCTCACGAGGTAGAGCCCATCTTCTTCCTGTTTGAGGGTTGCTTTGAGGAAGTTCATCGGAGGCGAGCCGATGAACCCGGCTACGAACAGAGTCTCCGGATACTCGTATAATTGGTTAGGAGTGCCGTAGGTCTGCAGTACGCCGTGGTTCATCACCGCGATCCTGTTGGCCATGGTCATTGCTTCTACCTGATCATGAGTTACGTAGATGGAGGTAACACTTAGATCTTCCTGTAACCGTTTGATCTCTCCACGCATGCGCAGCCGTAGCTTAGCGTCCAGGTTTGATAGCGGTTCATCGAACAGTAGGATGGCCGGTTCCTTGACCAAAGCCCTCGCGACAGCCACCCGTTGTTGCTGCCCACCGGAGAGCTGGGCTGGCTTGCGGTCCAGGAGTTCTCCGATCCCCATCATGTCGGCTACTCTCTGAACTCTCTGTTTCTTTTCCTTTCCGCGTATCTTCTTCAGGGTCAATGGGTAAGCAATATTATCGAAGACGGTCATATGGGGATAAAGGGCGTAACTTTGAAACACCATACCGATGTTGCGTTCCTTCGGCAGCAGGTGGTTCACCACCTTGTCTCCGAATCGGATGTAACCCGAGGTTGGCTTATAGATGCCAGCGATCATGAGGAGGGTGGTGGTCTTGCCGCATCCTGAAGGACCCAGAAAGGCGACGAATTCCTTGTCATCGATCTCCAGGTTGAGGTTATCCACGGCCTTTACCTTGCCGAAGTGCTTACATAGATTCTCAATGGTTATTTGCATCCAAGGCTCCTTTTTATCATCAGGGGATTATACGCCTCCTTTTTTCCCGCCTCCGTAGATGCTGAGCAGCGATTCCTGAGTGAACAGGAAGAAGAGCAGCACCGGTATTAACTGGAAAAGCCCAACGGCCGCCACTGCGTTCCACTCAGTCATCACGGACTCGCTGATGAAATTTTGCAGGTACAGGGACAGGACGGATGAGTGCCCGGTAGCGCCGATGGTGAAGGTAACGGGAATTATGTATGCATTCCATGCAGTCAGAAATGAAAATATCGACAACGCTGCGATTCCCGGCTTTATGTTGGGCATCAGGATCTGCCACCATATCTTGATTCGCGATGCTCCGTCGATCATTGCGGAGCGCTCCATGTCCCAAGAGATGTTGTCGAAGAATCCCTTCATCACCCAGATGCCGAACGGAAGCTGGAAGGCAACCATAACCAGAGCCACACCACCGAGAGTGTTGTAACCGAACCCTCCGATCAGCGGTATTCCACGCCCTATGAAAGGAATCTTCTGAATCCAGAGGAGTACGAAATAAATGGGAATAAGAAGGGTGACGCTGGGAAAGGCATGAAGGATCAGGGTAAGGGATAGGAATCCTTTTCGACCGGCAAACTTCATCCGGGAGAGGGGATAAGCGGCCAAGGATGCAACTGCAACGACAATGGCTGTCATAACAAGCGACATCACAAGGGTATTAAGAGTGACGGGCCAGATGTTGGAATATCCGCCTCCGAAGGGTGATTCCCACAAGAATCGCCAGTTGGACAGCGTCCATCCGATCGGCTTTAGCCCCTCCGTTCTGGAGGAGAACGAGGCGATGATCAACCATGCATACCCCAGGAGGAGGAACAGGGTGGGGATAAGCAGCACGATGTAAGCAAGTCCGGCTTTCCACATTCGTTTTATGCTCACCATAGTAGACCTCTCACAGGGTTTCTATCTTCGGTTCCTGGAGCAGTTCACCGAATTTGAACACCCGCATGTAGATAACCGCCATGACGATACCTATGATCACTAGGACAACCGACCACGCTGCTCCGTAGCCCCATTGGGTGTTTCCATAGTAAGTGGCGAAAGCCCGATGATAGGCCATCAGTGACCAGACCTCTGTCTGGTAGAGCCCGGGGCCTCCGTCCGTAAGGAGCAATATCTGCTCGAACGATGTTAAAAGTGATAGCGTCTGATAAGTGGTGACGAACAGAAGGGGCCATTTGATCATGGGAAGCTCAACGTATCGTATGGTCTGCCAGGTGCTCCCGCCATCCACCTTGGAGGCGATGATGTAGTCCTTCGGGATCGATTCGATTGCTGAGCTCAAGAGAATCATGCCGAACGACGCCCCGATGAAACCGTTGACCAAGATGACAAACACCCATGGATTTGTCATGAGAAGGTATTCTCCTGAGCCGATTCCCAACGGACGCAGGAAATAATCATTTATGATCCCCATCGGTGCCGGCCCCGCCATCGCTTTCCACATCATGACGTAGACGACCACGGGGGTGATGCGTGGCAGAAGCCAAGCGGCCCGAAATGCAAACCCGGTACGGCGTCTTATGTGGGTGGTTATCAGGGCGAGGAGCAGTCCCATCCCCACGTTAAAGAAGATCAGAGTCAGCCCTGTGTACATGATGGTGTTGAGCAGAATCTTCGGGAAGAAGTGGTTGTTGAAGATCCTCACGTAGTTAGTGAGGCTCCAATTCTTGGGATTCCACCACTCGAGGATCCCGAAATTGGTCATGTCGAGATTGGTAAAACTCAAGATAAAAACCATGATCAACGGGATCAGGAAGAAGAGGAGTATGAGGATCAGGGACGGCGACAAGAAGAGGTACGGCGAGATTCGGCCGTTTAGTCCTTGCAGGGTTTTGAATTTTCGCATTTTGATTTTTAAAAAGACAGGGGGGATGAACCCCCCCTGTCTGAGGTCAAACCTAGCGGATGATCACTTTGTCACCCAACTCGTTGGTAAGTTGATCCACCACGAAATCCACGGCCTTTTCCGGGGTGAGATCACCCGAGACTACAGCGGCCAGAGCGTTGTAGGTGATGGTCGAATAGGATCCCCAGTACGGGTTGTTGGGAAGGAAGGTCGTGTAGTCCAGCATGTACAGAGTATCGCTCAGGAGACGGGACTTCTTGTAGAAGATGTAGTTCGTCTGTCCCTTGAGGATACCCAAGTGAGTGCTGCTCAGAGCGTGGCGGGTGTTCGGACCGTAGTCGGTGACTTTCGCGATCAACGCCAGTGCCAGATCCGGATACTTGCACTGGGAGCTGATCATGTATACCAATGGGTGACTCAAAGTGACGGGCTTGCCGCCTTTTTCGGCAGCGGGGATGAGCCCGAATCCAAAGTTCTCCCATTCATAATCCTCGCCGCCCTTGTCCTTGAGGTACACCGTACCCCATTCGGCCCACTGCCATGTTCCACCCAACCAGAACAGGACTTTCCCGCTCGTTATCGTCGGGTGCCAGGCCTCTGACCAGCCCAATCCCAAGCACTTCATCGATCCGTATTTCTGAGCGGCGTCGTAGAAGAACTTGTAGTACTTGAGACCGGCGGCCTTATCGAAGACCAGCTTGCCGCTCGTCGGGTCGATCGTCTGCCCGCCGAAATCGTAGTAGAAGGCGGTAAAGTCCCCTCCGTTCTTCGGGCGCGTCCAGAAGCCGTTACCATCCGGGACGATTCCCTTGTCCACGGCTTCCTTGGCGGTCGCCAGCATATCGTCGAGGGTGAATTCACCGTTCTTGATTGCGTCGGGAAGTCCGGCGATCTTCTCGTCCGACCAGCCGAGCTGCTTCAGCAGGGACTTGTTCCAGTACAGGGGGCGAGCTTCGGTGTCCTGCGGCACCGCCCAGATGTTCCCCTTATACGTGCAGGACTGCCAAAGGGCGTCGATGACGTTGTTGAACTTCGGAAATTCCTTGAGCAGGTCGTCCAGTGCGATGATGCGGCCCGCCGCGGCCTGGGTTGCGACGTCCTCATGCCCCGAGAGCCAGATGTCCGGGGACTTGCCGGCGCCGTAACTGAGGACGAACTCCTTCTTGTAGTCACTCCAGTTCGCATGATCCTGCACGATTTTTACTTCCACTCTCCGCGGATCGCCCGCTGCCTCCAGATCAGCATTGAGCTCTTTTGCTGCCAGGATGAAGTTGTTCCCGCGCCAATTCTCCATCGGAGGAGTGGCATTGGTGCGGACCGTTATGACGATGGTCTGAGTGTTGTCCTGGGCCAGAGCGGTGAAGAGCATTCCGCTCAGTAGCAATCCCCCTACCAGTATCAGAATCAGAAGGCCAACTTTCTTCATTTGTTCCCTCCTTGTGGTTCATTAACTTCGGACGGTTTGGTGCTCATGCCCCTATGTCGTTGTAACTTTAATTAAGTCGATTGATCACCTCCTTTGCAAGTGGAATAGAGGTCTTTTGATCTATGAAAGTTGGAACCGAAAAGGAACTTACGGAGAGGAAGGAGAGCGAGCCCCCACCTTGGACGATTGCTTGGCTCCTATGAATATGCGCTACCTGCTCCATCGGATGGTTCTTCCCTCCAATCTACGCAAACGATAGCATAGCCTGAACAAACGATAGCGCAAAATGGCGGCGTTGTCAAGTGGAAGGCTTGGAAGTAGTGCAACGTACCACCAGATGCGGCTTCAACACGCGATGAAGAAGGCGTTGGTGTCTTCCTACTATCGTGGAGATCAGCCAATCTGTGGCGATTTTCCCCATCTCGAATGCCGGTTGAGCGACGGTGGTCAGCTGAATTCTGGGGAGTGATGCGTAACTTATGTCGTCATAACCTACGATTGAAAGGTCATCGGGAACGGAAATTCCAAGGTCCTCTGCAGCCTCCAACACCCCGAGGGCGGTCACATCGTTTGCCGCAAAGATGGCGGTCGGCCTTACGGTGAGGGACAGCATGCGGCGGCCGGCCTCGCGTCCCGCCCGCTGTGTGAAGTCCGCGTAACGAATCCATTCCTCCTGTGGAGTAAGACCGTGTTCTTGAAGGACCTCCCGGTACGTCTGCATCCGGTCGTTGCTCGATTGCACCGCGGCCGGGCCACCGATGAACCCGATCCGCTTGTGGCCCAGGGAGATCAAGTGCTCAACAGCCTGGCGCGCTCCGTAATGATCGTCGCCGATTACATAGGAGGTCTCTATGCCTTCCCACAGGCGGGAGACAAGAATGAAGGGGGTTTTAGATCCGGCAAGCTGTTTTGCAACCGGATCGTTGCGGGTGGCATTGGTTATGATCAGCCCGTCCACCCGCTTGCGGCGTAAGAGCCGGATGTAATTCAATCCCCGTTCGAGGCTCTCGGCGGTGTTGCACAGGATCACCCCGTACCCGAAGGCATGGGCTACCTCGCCCACCCCGCGGGCGATGTCAGCGAAGAACGGGTTGGTGATGTCCGGCACCACCAACCCGATCGCCTCCGAAGTCCCTTTGACCAAGGCGCGCGCCAACTCATTCCGCTCGTAACCGAGCCGCTTGGCAACGGCATGCACCTGCTCCTTTGTCGCTTGACTGATGAGCGGGCTGTCGCTCAATGCACGGGAGACCGTAGATGGTGAGACCCCTACCTCTCGTGCGATATCCTTGATTGTTACCATAACTGCTCGCCTCGCTGGCCCGGATTGGCGGAGTTTATACTATATTATTGATCTTAGTACGATAAAGAGGCCCTCGCAAGCGAAGCAGGATACCGCCGGATTATTCCTCCTTCTCCGACTGTGCTTGGGTGATCAGCTCACGCAGGTCTTTTAGGGCCTCCTTGAGCATGACCGGCCCATCCTCCACAAACCTCTCTTGCAGCTCGAGGATGTAGATTCCCGAGTATCCCGACATGAGCTTGAAGACGTCTTTGTACGGGATGGTTCCCCATCCGACAGGAAGATGCAGATCCCCGATCCCCATCGGCATCGCTTCGATGTACGGAGGGGCTGATTCAGGCTTTCCCTTGCCGAAGTTATCGTTCACATGGGCGTGCCGGATGAACGGCTTGGCCATCTGAATCGGCCTGAGGAAGTCGTATCCGAGGGTGCAAGCATTGATGTAGGAGTGGGCGAAATCGCTGCAGATTTGGACGGAATCTTCATCAACGGCCTTTATCATCTTGACCAGGTGCACGAGCCCGGAATGGATGTTTTCCACGCAGATCGTGACCCCCTCTTTCGCAGCCAGGTGTCCAAGCTCGGTCAGTTCGTCGATCTCGATTTCACGCGCCTCTTCCTCAGTGACTCCCTGTCCATTGCTCTTCAGCCTTCCCTGGTGGTAGACGAGGATCTTCGCCCCGATCTCGGCGGCGAACCTGATGCTCGCTGCGAATACCTTCCGTTGAATTTCCGGATACTCAAAATCTACCAGGTTGAGCCGATCCGGAGCATGGACGGTGTATTCAAGATCGAAGGTGCGCAAGATGTCTCGTACCTTCTTGGTCCTCCCTTGTCGAAGATGCCCGTTTACGATCGCGTCGACCCCGTGAACCGGTATCTCTGCCACATCAGCGCCGGCTTCTTGGATGGCTGCAAGATCCCGTTTCAGCAGCTTGAGGTCCCCATCGATCCGCCCCGAATGGATGTTGAGCCCGAGTTTATTCTTCATGTCACGCGCCGCCTCCTGCCGCTAAGGCTAAAAATTTATGGCCCGTAATATACAACGTTTGCATCGGTGAAACAAGGGTGAATTCCTGAAGAAACAAGGGCATCTGCCCCTGGTTGAGGTCTTCTTTTTCTTCTGTGATGGGAATTTAAGGATAGAGCCGGTTTATCTGGCGGGGGAACGGGATCGTCTCCCTCACGTGGGGGACGCCGCAGATCCAGGCGATCGTGCGCGCCATCCCGAGGCCGAACCCGGCGTGGGGAACGGATCCGTACCGGCGCAGGTCGAGGTACCATTCGTACGGCTCCCGGGGGAGGTTGTACTCCGCAAGCTGCCGTTCGAGCTCCTCCAAGGTATCGACGCGCTGGCTCCCGCCGATCAGCTCGCCGTACCCTTCCGGCGCGATCAGGTCAGCGGCGAGGGCGACGGATGGGTCATCGGAGGGGCGCTTCATATAGAACGGCTTCATCCGCGCTGGAAACCGCTCGATGAATACGGGCTTGCCGAAGTGATCCCCGAGTGCGGTCTCGTGCGGGGCGCCGAAGTCGTCCCCGTACTCGATCTTTTGCCCCGCCTCCTGGAGGATCCTTATCGCCTCGGCGTAGGTCGTCCGCGGGAACGGGAGTTCAACCTCCTCCAGAAGCTTGTCCACGTCGCGCTTCAACTGCTTGAGCTCGCGGGCGCGCTCCGCGACGACCGCATTTACCACGTAGTTTATGAGCTCCTCCTGCAGCTTGAGGTTGTCGGCGTGTTCGTAGAACGCCATCTCCGCTTCGGCCATCCAGAACTCGGTCAGGTGCTTTCTCGTCTTCGATTTCTCCGCCCGGAACGCCGGACCGATCCAGTACACCTTCCCCAGGGCCATCGCCGTCGCCTCCAGGTACAGCTGCCCGCTCTGGCTGAGGTAGGCCTGTTCGCCGAAGTAATCGACCGGGAACAGAGTCGTCGTTCCCTCGACCGACGTCCCGGTGAGGATCGGCGCTTCGGTCGCCACAAAACCGTGCTCGTGGAAGAATCCGCGCACGGCGCGGAAGACGGCGTCCCGCACCCGCAGGATCGGGACCTGCCGGCCGGTGCGGATCCAGAGATGGCGGTGATCGAGGAGGAACTGCGGGGTATGCTCCTTCAGCTCGATCGGGAACGGCTCGGTCGGCTCGTGCACGACCTCGATCCCGGTGATCCCGAGCTCGCATCCGCCCGGAGCGCGCGGTTCGGCACGCAGGGCTCCGGAGACGATGAGCGAAGTCTCGCGGGGGAGGCGATCAGCAAGTTCGAACAGATTCGGATCATCGGCTTTGGTGAGCACCCCCTGGATCACCCCTGTCCCATCCCGAAATTCGAGGAACAGGATCTTTCCGCTCGACCGCTTGTTGTACAGCCACCCCTTGATGAGGACCTCCTCACCGATGAACCGCGTTCCCTGATCGATCGTGATCGTGCGCATCGCCTCTCCTTTCGCTGGGGGAAAGGGTAGAAGATGGGACCTATCTTTGCAAGAGATCCTGCGCCACCGGTTCGGCGGCGATCCCTTCCGGGGCCGCTTCCGGGAGCGGTGCTTCTTTGATCACTCGGTGCTTCCAGTTTCCGGTGAGGAAGAACCCGAGCGCGAGCACGGACGCTCCGAGGTTGGAGCCGAACATCGCCCACCACACTCCGTCCGCCCTCATCCCCCATGTGAATCCCAATAGATACACGAGCGGGATGCGCAGCGCCCACAACCGGAACAGGGCGAAGAACATCGAGTAGACGGTGTGTCCCGCCCCCTGGTAGGTTCCGATGACCACCTGCAGGATCCCCATGAACGGGAACGCGATCGCCACCACTGCGAACATCTGTGCCCCGAGCGCGATCACCTCGGGGTCGGCGATGAACAGGTGGACGATGGAAGCGCGCATGATATAGGTGATGATTCCGGCAAGCACCAGGAATCCAGTGGAGATCCCCATCCCGGTCCATGCGACCCGGGCCGCCCGGTCCGGTGCCTCCGCACCCAGGTTCTGGCCGACCATCGTTGCCGTCGCCTGCCCGAGCCCCATCGCCGGCATGAGGGCGATCGAGATCACCCGGTTCCCGATCCCGAACGCACTCACCACCGCGGTCCCGAACCGGGCGAGGATCCCGGTCATGATCGAGAATCCGACCGCGGTGCCGGATTGTCCAAGTGAGGCTGGTGCCCCGATCACGACGATCTGGCGCACCGTCTCCGCCTGCAGGCGCAGGTGGCGGGGACGCAGGTGGAGCCCCACCCGGCCGGAGAACAGGAGCCACAGGCCGATGACGGCGATCACGCCGCGGGAGATGACGGTGGCGTACGCCGCCCCGGCGATCCCCCACTCCGGGAACGGCCCCCAGCCGAAGATGAGGAGCGGATCGAGGAGTATGTTCAACCCGACCGAGATCCCCATCAGCTTCATCGGGGTGACCGTATCCCCGATCCCGTTCAGCAGCGCGGTGACGATGAACATCCCGAACATCGCCGGAATCCCGAGATAGATGATGCGCAGGTACGTGGTCGCCGGCCCGATCAGGTCCGGTCCGGCGCCCATGAGGACCATCAGCGGACGGGCGGCGATCGCTCCTCCGGCGGCGAGGACGAGCGCGAGGATCGCGGTGAACGAGAATACCTGGCCGGCGGCGTGGTTCGCCTCCTCGTACCTCCTCGCTCCCGTGTATTGGGCGACGAGCGCCGTTCCAGCGATCGTCACTCCG from Candidatus Bipolaricaulota bacterium encodes the following:
- a CDS encoding MATE family efflux transporter, with the protein product MRRRRDLTSGPITPALLQLAWPVMLSNLFQTVYNLVDTLWLGRLGKVAVAAPTIAWPLVFLMISLGAGVTIAGTALVAQYTGARRYEEANHAAGQVFSFTAILALVLAAGGAIAARPLMVLMGAGPDLIGPATTYLRIIYLGIPAMFGMFIVTALLNGIGDTVTPMKLMGISVGLNILLDPLLIFGWGPFPEWGIAGAAYATVISRGVIAVIGLWLLFSGRVGLHLRPRHLRLQAETVRQIVVIGAPASLGQSGTAVGFSIMTGILARFGTAVVSAFGIGNRVISIALMPAMGLGQATATMVGQNLGAEAPDRAARVAWTGMGISTGFLVLAGIITYIMRASIVHLFIADPEVIALGAQMFAVVAIAFPFMGILQVVIGTYQGAGHTVYSMFFALFRLWALRIPLVYLLGFTWGMRADGVWWAMFGSNLGASVLALGFFLTGNWKHRVIKEAPLPEAAPEGIAAEPVAQDLLQR